The following is a genomic window from Pantoea vagans.
CGGTGGAGGCGATTAAATTCCGCATGGAACAGATGGGGCTGACACCGAAAGACCTGGTGCCGGCAATTGGACGCCCGAACCGCGTCTATGAGGTACTGAATCATAAGCGTGCGCTGACGCTGCCCATGATTCGGAACCTGCATAAAATGTTCAATATTCCGCTCGCATCACTCATAGGCGCAGCTCAATCCGAAAGGATAAGCGTCCGGTAACTAAAGCCCGCCTTGTGTGGGCTTTTTTATGTGCTGTTCTTTTTACTGTCCTGAATCAGCCGCCCCCGCGTTGTGCAGACTAAAATCCCTGACTACCCTTGCTGGTGTTTCTGTCCCGTAATGGGCCGGATAGCCCGAAAGCCGGGTCAGCCTCTGCAATTTTCAGTCATTAACGGCAGCTGATCGTTAATCTGCCGTGCATCATCAAACAGGGACATCATGACAGAACAAGATAACGCCCATACTTATCGCGCTGATGAGCACATCGATCCTTATGTGTCGGTGCAGGGTGCAAGAACACATAATCTCAAAGATGTATCACTGCGGTTTCCCCGTAATGCCATGGTGGTGTTCACCGGGGTTTCAGGCTCCGGGAAATCCTCACTCGCCTTTGATACGCTTTATGCAGAAGCCCAGCGCCGGTTTATCGAGTCGGTTTCACCCCATGC
Proteins encoded in this region:
- a CDS encoding helix-turn-helix domain-containing protein; this translates as MTYKIKPIHSEADYQAALAAVSPLFDNEPEPGSEAGDFLEVMILLIEKYEQEHYPIEAPDPVEAIKFRMEQMGLTPKDLVPAIGRPNRVYEVLNHKRALTLPMIRNLHKMFNIPLASLIGAAQSERISVR